The following DNA comes from Kaistia sp. 32K.
CCAGAGGTATTCCAAGCAAACTTAGCTTGCGTAAAATATCGGATTGACCTCGTCCAAACGCGCAACTAGGCTCATTTCAACAAAAAAGAAATGGGAGGGCTTGGCTCTGCGGAGCCATCAGCCAAATTTGCTGGATTAGTCTCGGCGTCGCCTGGCATCGGGCGCGATGAGGATTGTATTGTCTGACGTTGCAGGCGTCAGGCTGCCAATTTGCTTGTCGAATTTCTTTTATATCCGAATTTTAACTTGGGCGCGCCTTGGCGTGCCAGTGTCCAATCAAGGCCGCGTCGATCGCCTGGAGCGTCGATGCCGGCCGAGACCATCGGCTCGAACCGCCCCGAAGAAGGGCGTCGGCAGGTGGACCACCGTTGCTCGGCAACAGCTTCCAAATGCAAGGCAAACACGAGGGAACGCCATGAAGAGAATCGTCAAGGCACTGGCGGCACTGGCCGTCGGCGCGACCGTCCTGACCGGCGCCGTGGCGCAGGCGCAGGACAAGAAGCCCACCATCGCGCTCATTCCGGGTCTCACGACCGACGGCTTCTACATCACCATGCGCCGCGGCGCGGAGGCGGCGGCCAAGGCCGTCGGCGCCGAACTCGTTTTCCAGGGCGCGCCTGAATTCAACCCGGTCCTGCAGGTGCCGGTGCTCGATGCGATCATCGCCCGCAAGCCCGACGCGATCCTGATCGCGCCGACCGACAAGGTGCAGCTCGTCGAGCCGCTGAAGAAGGCCCACGCCGCCGGCATCCCGGTCATCACCGTCGACACCTTCATCGGCACCGGCAACTACCAGACCGGCGCCGGCGATGCCGACTTCCCGCTTGCCTATATCGCGTCCGACAACGTGCTTGGCGGCCGCATCGCCGCCCGCTCGCTCGCCAAGGCGATCGGCGAGAAGGGCAAGGTCTACGTCTCCAACGTCAAGCCCGGCATCTCGACGACCGACCAGCGCGAGGAAGGCTTCAAGGCGGAGATGAAGAACTTCCCGAACATCGAGGTTCTGGAGACCCAGTTCAACGACAACGACTCGAACAAGGCCGCCTCGCAGCTGCAGTCGGTGTTCGCCCGTAACTCGGATCTCGCCGGCGTCTTCGGCGCCAACCTGTTCTCGGCGCTTGGCGCCGCCAATGGCGTCCAGCAGGCCGGCCAGTCGGGCAAGGTCAGGGTGGTCGCCTTCGACGCGCCGCCCTCGATCGTCGACAACATCAAGACAGGCCTGGTCGACATCGCGATCGCCCAGCATCCGGCTGAAATCGGCTATTACGGCCTGATCTCGGCCTTCGCCCATCTCTCGGGCCAGTCGATCCCGGTCGCGATCGGCACGGGCTTCACCGTGATGGACAAGGACAACATCGACAAGCCTGAAATCGCGCAGTTCATCTACAAGGATTGAGCCGCCGGCGCCGTCGGGCCAGCGGTCCGGCGGCGCTCCCTTTCAGTTCGATACCTGTTACGGAGTGGCGCATGTCCGCCCATACGTCTACGGAATCGCGCGCGGACCCCACCCAGTCCCGGTCACGTCAGCTGATCGTTCGCATTGCGGCCCTGCGCGCCTGGCTGTTCCTCGCCCTTCTCTTGATCTTCTTCGAGACGTGGTCGCGCGTCAGCTACGGCCAGACCTTCCTGTTCTCGAGTTATAACGCCCAATCGATCGCGATCTTCGCCGTCGCGCCGCTGCTCCTGGCGCTCGGATCGACCTTCGTCATCATCTCCGGCGGCATCGACCTTTCGGTCGGCTTCATCATGGGCCTCGCCGCCGTCATAGCCGCGCACGCCACCAATATCGCCGGCCAGTCGCTGCCGCCCTTTGCGGCCATGCTGGTGGGCATCACCGCCGGCCTCGTCGTCGCGCTCGGCCCCGGCTTCGTCAACGGCTTCCTGATCTCGAAGCTGAAGGTGCCGCCCTTCATCGGCACGCTCGGCATGTTCGGCGTGGCGCGCGGCGTCGCCTTCCTGCTCGCCGGCGGCACGACGGTTCCGGTCTCCAATGCCTGGTTCGCCTCGCTCGGCAATGGCCGCCTCTTCGGCGTGCCGGTCATCGTCATCATCACGGTCCTGTTCGTGCTCCTGATGCACTACGTCCTGTCGCAGACGCGTTTCGGCCAGCATACCTATGCCATCGGCGCCAACGAGCAGGCGGCGATCCGCTCCGGCATCAACGTGCCGCGCCATATCCGCAAGCTGTACATGCTCTCCGCGCTCTGCGCCGGCCTCGGCGGCGTGCTCTATGCGGCGCGCTTCACGGCCGGCGCCGCGCAGGCGGGCGAGCCGCTGCTGCTCGACTCGATCGCCGCCGTGGTGATCGGCGGCGCCAGCCTGTTCGGCGGCTCCGGCACCATCCTCGGCACGGTTGCCGGCGCGCTGGTGATCGCGGTGATCCAGTACGGCCTCGTCTTCATCAATGTCGAGCCGTTCTGGCAGTTCGTCGCCGTCGGCGTCGTCATCATCATCTCGGTGCTCGTCGACCAGACGCAGCGCAAGTTCGGTGGGGATCGTTAGGGATGTCCGTGCAAACCAAGCTGCCGTCCGAGGAGCCCGTTCTCGACGTTCGCTCCGTCTCCAAGCGGTTCGGCGGCGTCGAGGCCCTGAAGGGCGTTTCGATGTCGCTCTATCCCGGCGAGGTGGTGGCGCTGGCCGGCGACAACGGCGCTGGCAAGTCCACCCTGATCAAGACGATCTCCGGCGTGCATGGCCCCGATGGCGGCGAGATCCGCTTCGCCGGCGAGGTGGTCCATTTCGCCACGCCGGAAGCGGCGCGCGCCCATGGCATCGAGACGATCTACCAGGACCTCGCGCTCGCCGATAATCTGTCGATCGGCGCCAACATCTTCCTCGGTCGCGAGCCGATGAAGCGCCTGTTCGGCATCCTGCCGGTGCTCGACCGGCCGGCGATGGCGAAGGCCGCCAAGGAGACGATGGCGCGGCTCGATTTCCATGTGAACCGGCTCGACGCGCCTGTCGGCCGATTCTCCGGCGGCCAGCGCCAAGCGGTGGCGATCGGGCGGGCGATCTACTGGAACGCCCGCGTCCTGATCATGGACGAGCCGACGGCGGCGCTCGGCGTGCCCGAGCAGCGCAAGGTCGTGTCGCTGATCCAGAACCTGAAGGCGCAGGGCCGTGCGATCATCTTCATCTCGCACAATCTGCAGGACATCTTCGCGGTCGCCGACCGCATCGTGGTCCTGCGGCGCGGCACGCTGGCCGGCGAGCGCAAGATCGCCGAGACCAACCCCGACGAGATCGTCAAGCTGATGGTCGGCGGTTGAGGCCGGTCTCCAACGATGGCGGCCGCGTTCGCGTGGCCGTCATTTTTGTCCTTGAGTACGCGACTTCACCTTGAACCCTCCCCTTGAGGGAGGGTCGAAAACGCCCTTCGCGTTTTCGGGGAGGGGTTCTGTCTTTCTAGTCCCGGCGGCCTCGTTCGATGGGGCACTTCGATAGCAAGCGACCCCTCCCCAAAACCGCTGCGCGGTTTTGACCCTCCCTCAAGGGGAGGGTTCAAGCGGAAGCCCGCATCGCTCAGGACGTCTGGGGGACGTCGAACTCTCGCTGCATCTTGAGAATCCGCCGCAAGAACAGCTGCGTATAGATGCCCGGGCCGCTCGAATAGGTGCGCCAGCCGCCGTCGACCGCGATGTCGCCGTCGCGGACCCGGCTCCATTCCGCGCTGGCGCGGTAGCGGTCGGAAAAGGCGGCGTCGCTCGAGCTGAAATAGGTGTTGCGCTGGCGCAGCGACGCCTGCGGCAGCAGGTCGGTGACGGCGATCGGGTTGACGAAGGCGAGCGCCGCACGCGCGCCGTCGACGTCGCCGCTGACCGCCAGCGCCTCGCAATAGCGTAAGTGCGCGTGGACATAGAGGAGGCCGATCTCGCGGCCGAAGAAGGCGGCGGATTCGGCCCGGCGGAACAGCGTCTCGACGCCGCCGCGATAGACGACCGGCTTGTCCATCAGTCGCGCGCCGTCCGGAAACAGCAGGTGCTTTTCGATCAGGGCGAGATGCCGCTTCGTCTGCTCCGGCGTGAACAGCCCGCCCAGAATGGCCTGCGTCATCGGGATCAGCGAATAGGAGAGCCCGGTGCGCCGGTCGTCCGGATGCAACATCAGCTCGACGCCGTCATGGCCGGGATCGAACACGCCGTAGCCGGCAAGGACGCCGTCGCGGATCAGGTGGCGGTTGACGTCGGCCCGGATCGCGTCGGCGAGCGAGGCGAGCTCGTCGGCCTCTTCGAGGGCTCCGGTCCGCCGCAGGATCGCGGCATAGCGGCGGATCTGCTCATAGAGCAGCGCGACGGTCCAGCTTGAGACCATCCATTCGGCGAGATGCGGATCGGCCGGCTGCAGGGAATCGTTCCAGTCGCCCTCGCCATAGCGGATCAGATGGGTGCCGGGGATGAAACGCGAGCGGACGGTCGCCAGCAGAAGCTCGACGTGCTCGCGGATGGAGCTCCGTTCCGCCGTCAGTTCCAGATTGTCGTCGCGCCGCCAGGGCAGGTTCTCGTCCAGAATGCCGAGATCGCCTGATGCCTCGACATAGTCGCAGAGCGCCTTCAATGGCCAGACGACGATATCGCCGTGCGCCTCGCCGGCGCGGATGTTGGAATAAGGCGGCAGCATGAACCATTGCGGCCAGTCGCCCCGCGTCCGGAACTGCTCGGCGAACAGCGTCGCCAGGATCGCGCGCGCCGTCTCGTCGTGGCGGAGCGCCAGCATGAATTCGAGCGGCCCCTGACAGACATCGCGCGTGCCCCAGGCGGCGCCGGTATATTGCTCGAGTCCGTGCGGCACGGTGAGGTGCACGATGGCGTCATGCGCCAGCCAGGGCAGGATCGCCTGCTCGGCGGTCAGCGCGTCACCATCGCCGGGGACGCGGATCTCGCGCGTGACCTTCCGCCAGAAGGCCTGCGCCGGATCCAGCAGCGTCGCCGCGTTGATGCCGGCGGCATAGCGGTCCGCGAGCCTTTCCGCCTCGGCGGCGTCGGTCATCGAGCCGACCACGGCGAAGGCGAGGCGGCGCGTCGCGTGGGTGCGGATCGCGACATGGCCGCCGGCGCGCGCAACGCCGTCCTCGTAGAGCAGTTCATCACCGCCGATCGCCTCGACCGCGTCGGGCGTGCCGGTGACGAGATGGTAGGCGGCGTCCGGAAAGCGCTGGCCCCAGAGCCAGTCTGAGCCCGGACGGAAGGTGAAGCGCTTCGTAGCCGCGTCGACCGTGATCCGGCCGCTCTGCTCATATTCGCGTTCGCCGAGCACGATCTGGCCGAAGACGAGGAAGCGGGCCGGCGGCCCTTCGATTTCGACCTGCCATTGCATTGCCGCCTCCGTGCCGGCGGCGATCGCCGAGACGGTGACGATCCGGTCGGCGAGGCGATAGATCCAGCGACAGTCGCTCAGCCCCATGTCAAAGGCCGATGGCACGGCGAGCAGGCGCCAGCCGTCGCCGGTATCGATCAGCATCCTCAGGCCGTTGGCGCGGGTGATGTTGTAGGGGTCGCGCGAGACCGAGAAGAGCTTGTGGAACGAGGTGTTGCCGATCGTCAGCTGCGCCGCGAACACGCCATGCATCCAGCAGGTCGCCGCCAGCGTCACCTCGTCCGGCAGCATCGACTGGCCGCTCCGGAGGATCGAGCCGTGCCGGCGGGCGACGAGCAGCTCCTTCTCGGCGAGCACGACATGGCGGTTCAGCGCGCCGTCGGGCACGAAGAAGGAGAGGAGGGCGGCGTCGCCTTTCTCTTCCAGCTCGCGCGACGGATAGAGCCGATCGAGCAGCGTGGCGTCGAGCGGCAGCACGTCGAGCGTCGGCGCATCCTGCAGCAGGCTGCGGACGGTCGGCGCGGGATCGGCCTCGATCGGCGCGGGAGCCAGCGCCGCGGCGGCGATGCCGTCGAGACGGCCGAGGTCGGCGTCATCCGACGCTTCCGGATGGTCGGCGACGAAGACGTCGAAGAAGGTGCGCCGATCCGATCGTCCGGGCTTGAGCGTCATCGGCGTCGATTGCAGCGCCGGGCAGGCGAGCTCGTGCTGCCAGACGACATTGGCGAGGTCCTCGCCGAAGCTGAGCCCGATCTCGTCGAGGACGCGGTATGGCGTACCGAAGAGCTGGATCGCGTCGGTCGAATAGGCGATCGCGCCTTCCAGGCAGCCGAGCGCATGCCAGGGATGGCGGCCCGATTGCGCCAGATTTTGCCGGCTCAGCACCACCGGGCCGAAGGTCGGATGCAGGGCTGCGCGATGGTCGAGATATTGCGAGGCATAGGCCTCGCTCCCCATCAGGAAGCCGCGGCCGCCGAGGCCGAGATCCTGCGCCAGCAGGACGTCGCAGGCGATCTCCGCGGCCCCGAGGTTCTGCAACCCGACATGCCAGAACCAGCGGGTTGCCACCGGGTCGAGGCGGAGGGTGACGCGATGCGCGATGCCGCCGGTCTCGCCGCGCCAGGCGAACTGGCTCTCGCTCGCCGTGAATTCGACCCTGGCGCGCGGGCCGACCAGCTGCGCGACGAACGGGCTCGCGCCGCCGACGCGCAGCCAGATCCGCCCGATGCAGCCCTCGACCGGCGAGCCGAGGATCTGGTTGATCATCGTCTGGCTGCCGTCGCGATGCGTGATGGCGAAGAGCGAACCGTTCGGCAGGGCGGAAATCGAGAGGCCGGCCGGATTCTCGATCACGCGGAGGCCAAGGTCGCCATCCCGAGGTGTCTGGATTTCGCGTCGGGTCGTCTCGGACATTATCGCCTCGCCAGTTTCGCCGTTCCTGCCGGCTTGGCGGATGATATCGACCGTTCGGCGATTTGCCGATGGCCAGATCGCTCCTAGCCTTTGAACGGCACCAGCGGCAGGCCCTTGACGCCGACGTCGAGCGCAAACAGGCCGCCGGGGTTGCGCTGACCTTTCAGCTGCTCCGGCGTGCGGTTGTAGATCGCCGTCGTCACGTAGAGGACATCGAGATCCCGACCGCCGAACTCGCAGCAGGTCGGCAGGTCGGTCGGCATCTCGATGGTGCGCATCAGCTTGCCCGCCGGATCGTAGCGCAGCACCTTGCCCTTGAACGGAATGGTTGCCCAGTAGCAACCCTCGGCATCGACGGTCGAGCCGTCGACGACACCGCCCATCTCCGAAAGGTCGAAGAACGGGCGCTGGTTCTCGACCTCGCCGGTGGCGGGATCGAAATCCCACGCCCAGACGACCGGGCCGTGGCTGTCGGTATAGTAGAGCGTGCGGCTGTCCGGGCTCCATGCAAGCCCGTTCGAGCAGCCGAAGCCGCCGGCGACCTTGTGCACGGAAAGGTCCGTATCCATCCGATAGAGCGAGGCGTTTTTCACCACCGGCTTGCCGGGCGCTTCGAACATCGAGCCGGACCAGAACCGGCCCTGCCGGTCCGTCTTGCCGTCGTTGAAGCGGTTGTCGGGCAGGTCGGCTTCGGGATCGGCGATCGGCGTCACCGCGCCGGTGTCGGGATCAAAGAAGTGGAAGCCGCTCGCCATGGTGAGCACCAACCCGCCCTTTTCGCGCACCGCGATACAGCCGAGATATTCCGGCAGGACGAAGGTCCGCGAGTTCCGCGTCTCGGGCTCGAAGCGGTGGATCGCCCGGGCGTAGATGTCGATCCACCAGAGCACGCCGGCCTTCGGATCCCAGTAGGTGCTCTCGCCAAGCTGCGCCTTGGCGTCGGCGACGCATTCGATGTCGGTCATGGAATTTCCTCAGGCGGATTGGCTTCGCCGCCGGCCGGAGCGGGGCAGGAAGACGGAAAGGCCGGACAGGGCCTCGCTGGCGAGCGAGACGGTGACGAGGATGACGACGCCGTAGACGATCAGCAGCGCGCCGCTGGAGAGATTCAGCGCCGGCAGGAGCCCGGTCAGGATCGTCAGCACGAAGGCGCCGGCGATGGTGCCGATATAGTGGCCGCTGCCGCCGAGGATCGAGGCGCCGCCGATCGCCACCGCGGCGATCGAGGTGAAGAGATACGGGTCGCCCATGCCGAGATAGGCCTGCGCGGTGTAGCCGGTCAAAAGCATGCCGGCGAGCGCCGCCGTGAAGCCGGAGAGCGTGTAGGCGAGGACGGTGGTTCGCAACGTCGGCACGCCGGAGAACTCCGCCACCGTGGCGCTTGTGCCGACGGCATAGAGATGGCGTCCGAACGCCGTCTTCGACAGGAGCACGGTGGCGAGGACGGCGAGCGCGATCCAGAGGATCAGGATGACCGGGAAACCGAGGATGCGGCCGACCGCGAGGAACTGGATCGCTTGCGGCGCCGTCGAGGTCGGCGCGCCGCCCGTATAGACGAGGATGCCGCCCTGCAGGATGACGTTGACGGCGAGGGTCATGATGATCGGCGGCACGCCGAACAGCGCGACGCCGAGCCCGTTGATCATCCCCACCAGCGCGCCGGCGGCGAGCAGCAGCGGCACGATCCAGACCAGCGGCGCGTCCTGGCTGCCGGCAAGCAGCGTCATCAGCACGGCGGCGGAATTCAGCACCCAGGGCACGGAAAGGTCGATGCCGCCGCCGATGATGACGAAGGTCTGGCCGAGCGCGACGATGCCGATGAAGGCGGCGAGCACGGCCGTACTCCGGAGATGCGTCGCCGACAGGAAACCCGGCGCGACGACGCTGGTCAGCAAGAGCAGCACGATCATGCCGAGATAGGCGAGCAGGATGGCCCGGTGGCGGCGCAGGTTCATGAGAGGCTCCGTCGGGCGGATTTCTCGGCGATCGAGCTGGCGAGCACCGCGATCAGCAGGATGATGCCGGAGACGATCGGCTGCCAGTAGCTGGAGACCTCGAGCACGAAGACGAGGTTGCCGATGATGGTCAGGATGTAGGCGCCGATGATCGTGCCGACGAGGCCGCCGCGACCGCCGAACAGGCTGATGCCGCCGATCACCGCCGCCGCCACCGAGGGCAGGATGTAGTCCTTGCCGATGGTCGGCGAGCCGGCGCCGGTCTGGGTGGTGAGATACAGCGCCGCCAGCGCCGCGAACAGGCCGGAGAGGCCATAGGTGGCGAGATTGATGCCGAGCGGCGAGACGCCGGAGAGGAAGGCGGAGCGCTCGTTCGAACCGGTGGCGCGGATCGAGATGCCGAGCCGGGTCCGCTTGAACCAGAACCAGAAGACGAGGAGGGCGAGGAGCAGCCAGACGGAGCTCGAAAGTCCGAACCGCTCGGAAATGCCGAACCGCGTCCAGCCGGCCGGCAGGCTGCCGCCATCGGTCGGCAGGATGATCATCGCCGTGCCGGACAGGATCGACCAGGTCGCCAGCGTCACCAGGAAGGGCTGCAGGCGGAGCACGGTGATCAGCAGGCCGTTGAACGCGCCGACCAGGCCGCCGATCAAGACGATGCCGAACGCCCAGGCGGTCGCCTGCGCCGGATCCGTGCCGAAGCGTGTCGCGGCCAGCACGGTGCCGAGGCTGATCATGCCGCCGATCGAGAGGTCGATGCCGCCGCGCAAGAGCACGATGGTCTGGCCGGTCGCCGCCAGCAGCAGCGTCATTGCCGCCGCCGTATCGAGGTTCAGTTCGTCGATGGTGAAGACGCCATCGCGCAGCGTGCCGTAGACGGCGAGCAGCGCGGCCAGCATCACGCAGGGAATGATCAGCGAGGCGCGGTCGAGCAGCCTGCCGCGCCAGAGGGACGCCGCGCTCTGCCGCGTCGCCGCGCCGTCAGTTGGATGTTCGAGCGTCGCCATCGTCATGCCGCCCTCGTTTCGATCATGGCGGCGCGCAGGATCTGGCGCTCCGAATTGTCGTCGCCCTCGAGGATCGCGGCGAGCCGGCCGTTGCGCAGCACCGCGACCCGGTCGGCGACATGCACCAGTTCCGCGAGATCGCTCGAATAGAACAGGATGGCGTAGCCCTTGGCCGCGAGATCGCGCATCAACTGGAAGATCTCGCCCTTGGTGCCGACATCGATGCCGCGCGTCGGATCGTAGAGCAGCAGGATGCGCGCCTCGGTCAGGAGCATCTTGCCGAAGATCACCTTCTGCTGGTTGCCGCCGGAGAGCGTGCCGGCGAGCTGCTCGGGCGTGCCGGCCTTGATCTTCAGCGTGGCGATCATCTCCTCGACCAGTCTGCCCTCGCGCTTCGGATCGGTGAGGCCGAAGCGGGTGAAGCGCTGGATGACGGAAAGCGTCAGGTTCTCGCGCACGCTCTTCGAAAGCAGCAGGCCGTGATTGCGCCGGTCCTCCGGCACCAGCGCCAGGCCGTCGCGGCCGGTCAGCGCCTGGCGAGGTCCGCGGATCGTCTTGGTCTTGCCCCAGATCTCGACCGATCCGCGCGCCCCGCCAATGCCGAACAGTGCCTGGAACAATTCGCGCTGGCCGTGGCCCTGCATGCCGGCGACGCCGAGCACTTCGCCCTCGCGGAGATCGAGATCAATGCCGTCGAGGCGATGGCCGACGCCGAAACCGCGCAGCCGCACGGCCACCCGCTCCGTCGCCGTCGGCTTCCGCTCCGGATAGAGGCGGTCCATGCGGCGGCCGAGCATGTCGGCGATGATCGTCTCGTCATCGACCGAATGGGTGTCGTAGGCGGAAGCCGTCGCGCCATTGCGGAAGACGGTGATGC
Coding sequences within:
- a CDS encoding ABC transporter permease, which translates into the protein MNLRRHRAILLAYLGMIVLLLLTSVVAPGFLSATHLRSTAVLAAFIGIVALGQTFVIIGGGIDLSVPWVLNSAAVLMTLLAGSQDAPLVWIVPLLLAAGALVGMINGLGVALFGVPPIIMTLAVNVILQGGILVYTGGAPTSTAPQAIQFLAVGRILGFPVILILWIALAVLATVLLSKTAFGRHLYAVGTSATVAEFSGVPTLRTTVLAYTLSGFTAALAGMLLTGYTAQAYLGMGDPYLFTSIAAVAIGGASILGGSGHYIGTIAGAFVLTILTGLLPALNLSSGALLIVYGVVILVTVSLASEALSGLSVFLPRSGRRRSQSA
- a CDS encoding SMP-30/gluconolactonase/LRE family protein, which gives rise to MTDIECVADAKAQLGESTYWDPKAGVLWWIDIYARAIHRFEPETRNSRTFVLPEYLGCIAVREKGGLVLTMASGFHFFDPDTGAVTPIADPEADLPDNRFNDGKTDRQGRFWSGSMFEAPGKPVVKNASLYRMDTDLSVHKVAGGFGCSNGLAWSPDSRTLYYTDSHGPVVWAWDFDPATGEVENQRPFFDLSEMGGVVDGSTVDAEGCYWATIPFKGKVLRYDPAGKLMRTIEMPTDLPTCCEFGGRDLDVLYVTTAIYNRTPEQLKGQRNPGGLFALDVGVKGLPLVPFKG
- a CDS encoding GH36-type glycosyl hydrolase domain-containing protein; translated protein: MSETTRREIQTPRDGDLGLRVIENPAGLSISALPNGSLFAITHRDGSQTMINQILGSPVEGCIGRIWLRVGGASPFVAQLVGPRARVEFTASESQFAWRGETGGIAHRVTLRLDPVATRWFWHVGLQNLGAAEIACDVLLAQDLGLGGRGFLMGSEAYASQYLDHRAALHPTFGPVVLSRQNLAQSGRHPWHALGCLEGAIAYSTDAIQLFGTPYRVLDEIGLSFGEDLANVVWQHELACPALQSTPMTLKPGRSDRRTFFDVFVADHPEASDDADLGRLDGIAAAALAPAPIEADPAPTVRSLLQDAPTLDVLPLDATLLDRLYPSRELEEKGDAALLSFFVPDGALNRHVVLAEKELLVARRHGSILRSGQSMLPDEVTLAATCWMHGVFAAQLTIGNTSFHKLFSVSRDPYNITRANGLRMLIDTGDGWRLLAVPSAFDMGLSDCRWIYRLADRIVTVSAIAAGTEAAMQWQVEIEGPPARFLVFGQIVLGEREYEQSGRITVDAATKRFTFRPGSDWLWGQRFPDAAYHLVTGTPDAVEAIGGDELLYEDGVARAGGHVAIRTHATRRLAFAVVGSMTDAAEAERLADRYAAGINAATLLDPAQAFWRKVTREIRVPGDGDALTAEQAILPWLAHDAIVHLTVPHGLEQYTGAAWGTRDVCQGPLEFMLALRHDETARAILATLFAEQFRTRGDWPQWFMLPPYSNIRAGEAHGDIVVWPLKALCDYVEASGDLGILDENLPWRRDDNLELTAERSSIREHVELLLATVRSRFIPGTHLIRYGEGDWNDSLQPADPHLAEWMVSSWTVALLYEQIRRYAAILRRTGALEEADELASLADAIRADVNRHLIRDGVLAGYGVFDPGHDGVELMLHPDDRRTGLSYSLIPMTQAILGGLFTPEQTKRHLALIEKHLLFPDGARLMDKPVVYRGGVETLFRRAESAAFFGREIGLLYVHAHLRYCEALAVSGDVDGARAALAFVNPIAVTDLLPQASLRQRNTYFSSSDAAFSDRYRASAEWSRVRDGDIAVDGGWRTYSSGPGIYTQLFLRRILKMQREFDVPQTS
- a CDS encoding sugar ABC transporter ATP-binding protein, which produces MTELLTATAVTKSYGGITALSRADFSARAGEVHALLGENGAGKSTFIQILAGAVRPDGGSIALGGSPYRPRNPQAAQDAGIAPVFQELSLIPDLTVEQNIWFRREPLSFARTVRARALREATEALFARHGFPSLRPDQELRRLTLADRQLVEIAKALSSDPKVLILDEATSALGPRETDWLLGLSQGLARAGTLVIYISHRLGEVRQIADRITVFRNGATASAYDTHSVDDETIIADMLGRRMDRLYPERKPTATERVAVRLRGFGVGHRLDGIDLDLREGEVLGVAGMQGHGQRELFQALFGIGGARGSVEIWGKTKTIRGPRQALTGRDGLALVPEDRRNHGLLLSKSVRENLTLSVIQRFTRFGLTDPKREGRLVEEMIATLKIKAGTPEQLAGTLSGGNQQKVIFGKMLLTEARILLLYDPTRGIDVGTKGEIFQLMRDLAAKGYAILFYSSDLAELVHVADRVAVLRNGRLAAILEGDDNSERQILRAAMIETRAA
- a CDS encoding ABC transporter permease; the encoded protein is MTMATLEHPTDGAATRQSAASLWRGRLLDRASLIIPCVMLAALLAVYGTLRDGVFTIDELNLDTAAAMTLLLAATGQTIVLLRGGIDLSIGGMISLGTVLAATRFGTDPAQATAWAFGIVLIGGLVGAFNGLLITVLRLQPFLVTLATWSILSGTAMIILPTDGGSLPAGWTRFGISERFGLSSSVWLLLALLVFWFWFKRTRLGISIRATGSNERSAFLSGVSPLGINLATYGLSGLFAALAALYLTTQTGAGSPTIGKDYILPSVAAAVIGGISLFGGRGGLVGTIIGAYILTIIGNLVFVLEVSSYWQPIVSGIILLIAVLASSIAEKSARRSLS
- a CDS encoding ribose ABC transporter, whose amino-acid sequence is MSAHTSTESRADPTQSRSRQLIVRIAALRAWLFLALLLIFFETWSRVSYGQTFLFSSYNAQSIAIFAVAPLLLALGSTFVIISGGIDLSVGFIMGLAAVIAAHATNIAGQSLPPFAAMLVGITAGLVVALGPGFVNGFLISKLKVPPFIGTLGMFGVARGVAFLLAGGTTVPVSNAWFASLGNGRLFGVPVIVIITVLFVLLMHYVLSQTRFGQHTYAIGANEQAAIRSGINVPRHIRKLYMLSALCAGLGGVLYAARFTAGAAQAGEPLLLDSIAAVVIGGASLFGGSGTILGTVAGALVIAVIQYGLVFINVEPFWQFVAVGVVIIISVLVDQTQRKFGGDR
- a CDS encoding ATP-binding cassette domain-containing protein, translating into MSVQTKLPSEEPVLDVRSVSKRFGGVEALKGVSMSLYPGEVVALAGDNGAGKSTLIKTISGVHGPDGGEIRFAGEVVHFATPEAARAHGIETIYQDLALADNLSIGANIFLGREPMKRLFGILPVLDRPAMAKAAKETMARLDFHVNRLDAPVGRFSGGQRQAVAIGRAIYWNARVLIMDEPTAALGVPEQRKVVSLIQNLKAQGRAIIFISHNLQDIFAVADRIVVLRRGTLAGERKIAETNPDEIVKLMVGG
- a CDS encoding ABC transporter substrate-binding protein, encoding MKRIVKALAALAVGATVLTGAVAQAQDKKPTIALIPGLTTDGFYITMRRGAEAAAKAVGAELVFQGAPEFNPVLQVPVLDAIIARKPDAILIAPTDKVQLVEPLKKAHAAGIPVITVDTFIGTGNYQTGAGDADFPLAYIASDNVLGGRIAARSLAKAIGEKGKVYVSNVKPGISTTDQREEGFKAEMKNFPNIEVLETQFNDNDSNKAASQLQSVFARNSDLAGVFGANLFSALGAANGVQQAGQSGKVRVVAFDAPPSIVDNIKTGLVDIAIAQHPAEIGYYGLISAFAHLSGQSIPVAIGTGFTVMDKDNIDKPEIAQFIYKD